The Vigna radiata var. radiata cultivar VC1973A unplaced genomic scaffold, Vradiata_ver6 scaffold_425, whole genome shotgun sequence genome has a window encoding:
- the LOC111240764 gene encoding uncharacterized protein LOC111240764, with product MVYDFLLQEHDNFPLEHFCSLYLLVGISEFLFPSRSGLVFPIIFDLVSELGCLGNYKWGSVVYEYFIESLSSASTTMKNERSRSHFHVSGCAYLLQVWFCHHFVTSNSKYSTRISKFPRLLNWIHVNIGDKFIKNAFNKGSVVVDVGISKEELSYAIVKEAVDKYQVPLNQQNRVDKVKLARFIEEETRVIGSMKTSIAHFKSILKEDKKTVPNDDNGEDFDDKPCSASEVKNDDNGQDFDDMPFSANEDPLQRTPVQHHEQTPRCEGQPTVKKSTMYDRMKAAPRIRIKSRAKRTPFTAXGRRQK from the exons ATGGTGTATGACTTTTTGTTACAGGAACATGATAATTTTCCATTAGAACACTTTTGCAGCTTATATTTATTGGTTGGGATAAGTGAATTTTTGTTCCCCAGTCGTAGTGGATTAGTTTTTCCAATTATATTTGACCTTGTTTCTGAATTGGGTTGTCTGGGTAACTACAAGTGGGGTAGTGTAGTTTATGAGTACTTTATAGAAAGTTTGTCTAGTGCTTCAACAAcaatgaagaatgaaagaagCAGAAGCCATTTTCATGTTTCTGGATGTGCATACCTTCTGCAG GTATGGTTTTGTCATCATTTTGTGACATCCAACTCAAAGTACAGTACAAGGATATCAAAGTTTCCAAGGTTGTTGAATTGGATTCATGTGAATATCGGTGACAAGTTCATAAAGAATGCTTTCAATAAGGGATCG gttgttgttgatgttgggaTTTCGAAAGAAGAGCTTTCTTATGCTATAGTGAAAGAAGCTGTTGACAAATATCAAGTGCCATTGAACCAGCAAAATAGAGTAGATAAGGTCAAATTAGCTCGTTTTATAGAAGAAGAAACGCGGGTTATTGGGAGCATGAAAACTAGTATTGCTCATTTCAAAAGTATTTTGAAGGAAGACAAAAAAACAGTTCCCAATGATGATAATGGTGAAGACTTTGATGATAAGCCTTGTAGTGCAAGTGAAGTTAAGAATGATGATAATGGACAAGACTTTGATGATATGCCGTTTAGCGCAAATGAAGATCCATTACAACGCACACCGGTTCAACATCACGAACAAACCCCTAGGTGTGAAGGTCAGCCTACAGTCAAGAAAAGCACAATGTATGATCGTATGAAAGCTGCACCTCGAATAAGGATTAAGAGTAGGGCCAAGAGAACTCCATTTACAGCANATGGTAGAAGACAGAAATGA
- the LOC106779127 gene encoding germin-like protein 1-1: MSSTTFKVLTLIISVFSIMQISSAGDPDILTDFIVPPNTTLDGNFFTFTGFRSLFLPNTLTGFKVQKASRAEFPALDGQSVSYAVLEFPGKSVNPPHTHPRSAELLFTIQGSLQVGFVDTTNKLFTQTLQPGDVFVFPKGLVHFQYNSDTKKPAVAISAFGSASAGTVSIPTTLFNTSIDSNILALAFKTDVATIQTLKKGFAP, from the coding sequence ATGTCTTCCACCACCTTTAAAGTACTGACACTGATCATATCAGTTTTCAGCATCATGCAGATATCTTCTGCTGGTGATCCTGACATCCTCACTGACTTCATAGTCCCTCCCAACACCACTCTCGATGGCAACTTCTTCACCTTCACAGGCTTCCGTTCCTTGTTTTTACCGAACACTCTCACAGGTTTCAAAGTGCAGAAAGCAAGCAGAGCAGAATTTCCTGCTCTTGATGGACAAAGTGTATCGTATGCAGTGCTTGAATTCCCTGGTAAGAGTGTGAACCCTCCACACACACACCCTCGTTCAGCAGAGTTACTTTTCACCATTCAGGGTTCCCTTCAAGTGGGGTTTGTGGACACAACCAATAAGCTCTTCACTCAGACACTACAACCTGGAGACGTGTTTGTGTTCCCAAAGGGTCTCGTGCACTTCCAGTACAATTCGGATACTAAGAAGCCTGCAGTGGCCATATCTGCCTTTGGAAGTGCCAGTGCTGGGACTGTGTCcattcccaccactctctttaACACCTCCATTGATAGCAATATTTTGGCTTTGGCCTTCAAGACTGATGTTGCCACCATTCAAACTTTGAAGAAAGGCTTTGCTCCCTAA
- the LOC106779123 gene encoding uncharacterized protein LOC106779123 has product MPHRTRPMTALLVFTALNTVLCATITPVYDFVCFLPYWERRRERRRQQREATTANSTN; this is encoded by the exons ATGCCGCACAGAACCCGACCCATGACAGCACTCTTGGTGTTCACTGCACTAAATACAGTTTTATGTGCAACCATTACTCCAGTCTATgattttgtttgctttcttCCGTACTGGGAAAGAAGG AGGGAAAGACGTCGCCAGCAACGTGAAGCTACTACAGCTAACAGTACAAATTAG
- the LOC106779124 gene encoding uncharacterized protein LOC106779124, giving the protein MAFAKVITALLLALTMLKIRPSACQTVEAKVSCTDCTHNYDFSGIMVSVKCEGVKKLATAATEEKGFFKVDLPREHGKASSVKCLVKLVGGPNHLYATKKNQVSEIVKGKEKNTYTISTPLSFLRSCPKNRECKVADNHFSSSKTLDLPLPPEWGLAPTSYYLPPFLPIIGIP; this is encoded by the exons ATGGCGTTTGCTAAGGTTATCACAGCACTTCTTCTTGCACTCACTATGCTCAAAATTAGACCCTCCGCATGCCAAACAGTAGAAGCCAAAGTCTCTTGCACTGACTGCACTCACAACTACGATTTCTCTG GCATTATGGTCTCAGTGAAGTGTGAAGGTGTGAAAAAGCTGGCTACGGCGGCAACAGAAGAGAAGGGTTTCTTTAAGGTTGATCTTCCCAGAGAGCATGGAAAAGCTTCCTCAGTGAAGTGTCTTGTGAAACTTGTTGGAGGGCCAAATCATCTGTATGCTACAAAGAAGAACCAGGTGTCTGAAATTGTGAagggaaaagagaaaaacacttACACGATCTCCACTCCTCTTAGTTTCTTGAGATCGTGTCCTAAAAACAGAGAATGCAAGGTTGCTGACAACCACTTCAGTTCATCCAAAACGTTGGATCTTCCTCTGCCTCCGGAGTGGGGTTTGGCACCTACCAGCTACTATCTTCCTCCTTTTCTCCCCATCATTGGAATACCTTAG
- the LOC106779125 gene encoding NAC domain-containing protein 90-like, with translation MADLSPGFRFYPTEEELVAFYLHNQLEGQRHDTSRVIPVIEINGVEPWNLPTLAGERCRGDTEQWFFFSPRQEREERGGRPNRTTASGYWKATGSPCHVYSSDNKVIGMKKTMVFYTGKAPSGRKTKWKMHEYKAIQHSHQSNATPPKLRHEFSLCRVYVISGSFRSFDRRPVEIGRAELGVDGDRGGGASTSGQERAAMVDGSSSPDDTCHSGEAGEDCNASNRVEEPLWEWEHLIGHDDPYVKHA, from the exons ATGGCAGATCTCTCACCTGGTTTTCGATTCTACCCGACAGAGGAAGAGCTTGTTGCCTTCTATCTGCACAACCAGCTCGAGGGACAAAGACACGACACCAGCAGGGTTATTCCAGTCATTGAAATCAATGGCGTAGAGCCATGGAACCTCCCAA CACTTGCAGGGGAGCGTTGTCGTGGAGACACGGAGCAATGGTTCTTCTTTTCGCCCAGACaagagagagaggagagagGAGGTAGACCCAACAGAACCACCGCAAGTGGGTACTGGAAAGCCACTGGCTCTCCTTGCCACGTTTACTCTTCCGACAACAAAGTCATCGGGATGAAGAAAACCATGGTGTTTTACACAGGGAAGGCTCCATCCGGAAGGAAAACCAAATGGAAGATGCATGAGTACAAAGCCATTCAACACTCTCACCAATCCAACGCAACCCCTCCCAAG TTGAGGCACGAATTCAGCTTGTGTCGTGTTTATGTTATATCGGGAAGCTTTAGATCGTTTGATCGACGACCAGTAGAGATTGGAAGAGCTGAGTTAGGAGTTGATGGTGATAGAGGTGGTGGTGCTTCAACAAGTGGTCAAGAGAGAGCAGCGATGGTGGATGGATCAAGCTCTCCTGATGATACTTGTCACTCTGGTGAAGCTGGAGAAGATTGTAATGCAAGTAATAGGGTTGAGGAACCACTCTGGGAATGGGAACACTTAATTGGACATGATGACCCTTATGTCAAGCATGCTTAA
- the LOC106779115 gene encoding capsanthin/capsorubin synthase, chromoplastic-like: protein MGTRFMLSSQPFPLKPHRLLHPFPLTKIHYTASRNLIRGKRVHSTSKYGNFLGLRPEYQPEALDFDLPWCHPSDRARFDVIIIGAGPAGIRLAEQVSLYGVKVCCVDPDPLSVWPNNYGVWVDEFESLGLEDCLDKTWPMACVYVDDSKTKYLDRCYGRVGRRKLKERLVEGCVSNGVRFHKAKAWQVEHQEFESCVLCDDGVELKGSLVVDASGFGSRFIEYDKVRNQGYQIAHGVLAEVEEHPFDLDKMVLMDWRDSHLGNEPSLRVSNSRVPTFLYAMPFSSNLIFLEETSLVSRPVLSYMEVKRRMVARLRHLGIRVKRVLEDEKCLIPMGGPLPRIPQNVMAIGGTSGVVHPSTGYMVARTMGVAPVVAFAIAECLGSSRMIRGKQLYGRVWNSMWPIEKRMVREFYSFGMETLLKLDLNGSRSFFNAFFDLKPYYWQGFLSSKLSLKELLWLSISLFGHASNPSKFDIATKCPVPLAKMMGNIALEYIG, encoded by the coding sequence ATGGGAACTCGTTTCATGTTATCTTCCCAACCTTTTCCGCTCAAGCCTCACCGGCTCCTCCACCCATTTCCTCTTACCAAAATCCATTACACAGCATCGAGAAATTTGATCAGAGGCAAGAGGGTCCACAGCACAAGCAAGTATGGAAACTTCCTTGGTTTGAGGCCCGAGTACCAACCTGAAGCCTTAGATTTTGATCTTCCATGGTGCCACCCTTCTGATCGCGCTCGTTTTGATGTGATAATCATTGGTGCTGGCCCAGCAGGTATAAGGCTCGCGGAGCAAGTGTCCCTCTACGGAGTTAAGGTTTGTTGTGTTGATCCTGACCCTCTTTCTGTGTGGCCTAATAACTATGGTGTGTGGGTTGATGAGTTTGAGAGTCTTGGTCTGGAGGATTGTTTGGACAAAACATGGCCTATGGCTTGCGTTTATGTTGATGATTCCAAGACTAAGTATTTGGATCGTTGTTATGGGAGGGTTGGTAGGAGGAAGCTGAAAGAGAGATTGGTCGAAGGGTGTGTCTCAaatggggttagatttcacaaGGCAAAGGCGTGGCAGGTTGAGCACCAAGAGTTTGAGTCTTGTGTTTTGTGTGATGATGGGGTAGAATTGAAGGGGAGTTTAGTTGTTGATGCCAGTGGATTTGGTAGTCGTTTTATAGAATATGACAAGGTGAGAAACCAAGGTTATCAGATTGCTCATGGTGTTTTGGCTGAAGTGGAAGAACACCCTTTTGATTTGGATAAGATGGTCTTGATGGATTGGAGGGATTCTCATTTAGGGAATGAGCCTTCTTTGAGAGTGAGTAATTCCAGGGTTCCTACTTTCCTCTATGCAATGCCATTTAGTTCCAATTTGATATTTCTTGAAGAGACTTCACTGGTTAGCCGTCCAGTGTTGTCTTACATGGAAGTGAAGAGGAGGATGGTTGCAAGATTAAGGCACTTAGGCATTAGAGTGAAGAGGGTGTTGGAGGATGAAAAGTGTTTGATCCCAATGGGAGGACCTCTCCCAAGGATCCCTCAAAATGTGATGGCTATTGGTGGCACTTCTGGGGTAGTCCACCCTTCCACAGGGTATATGGTGGCTAGAACAATGGGTGTGGCACCTGTTGTGGCTTTTGCTATAGCTGAGTGTCTTGGTTCCAGCAGAATGATAAGGGGGAAACAGCTTTATGGTAGAGTTTGGAATAGCATGTGGCCAATTGAGAAGAGAATGGTGAGGGAATTTTACTCTTTTGGAATGGAGACTTTGTTGAAGCTTGACTTGAATGGAAGCAGGAGTTTCTTCAAtgccttttttgacttgaaaccTTACTACTGGCAAGGCTTCCTCTCTTCTAAGTTGAGTTTAAAGGAGCTTCTTTGGTTAAGCATATCACTCTTTGGACATGCCTCAAACCCTTCTAAGTTTGATATTGCCACAAAGTGTCCTGTGCCATTGGCTAAGATGATGGGAAATATTGCTTTGGAATACATAGGGTGA